The following are from one region of the Salvia hispanica cultivar TCC Black 2014 chromosome 1, UniMelb_Shisp_WGS_1.0, whole genome shotgun sequence genome:
- the LOC125216988 gene encoding tetrahydrocannabinolic acid synthase-like, with the protein MKPSTTISFILVFLATISCSQASCRANNFLQCLFQKFNNYSSISNNIYTPINSSYTSILQITIQNPRFNTNSTSKPLAIITPEHESQIPPLILCAKRSGLQTRTRSGGHDFEGLSYQSQLPFVIIDLVNFSDVLVDVDSKTAWVGSGATIGSLYYAIAAKSHVLGFPAGTCPTVGVGGHFSGGGYGAMMRKHGLAADHVVDARIVNANGTILDRKSMGEDLFWAIRGGGGASFGVITAWKVQLVDVPEIVTVFGVSRTLEQNATQIVHRWQSVAPELDKDLFIGVSFLTANSTQSGTKLTVVANFFSLFLGRIDILLPLMKEKFPELGLMSEDCAEVSWIQAMVFISGLPVETPPEVLLNRTDPATRIPFKGKSNYVQKPIPESGLEGLWERFFEEEGANAAFALNPYGGRMAEISESAIPFPHRAGNLYKLLQVVFWSEDENGDSDRYIKWNQRVERYLTPYVSRNPRAAYYNYRDLDLGVNNVVGETSYEQASVWGKRYFKNNFDRLVQIKSVIDPENFFRNEQSIPSLH; encoded by the coding sequence ATGAAACCTTCAACCACCATCTCtttcattttggtttttcttgcCACCATTTCTTGCTCACAAGCATCATGCCGTGCCAACAATTTTCTTCAATGCCTGTTCcaaaaattcaacaactaCTCTTCCATTTCCAACAACATCTACACTCCAATCAACTCTTCATACACATCCATCTTACAAATAACCATCCAAAATCCAAGATTTAACACAAATTCAACCTCAAAACCCCTCGCAATCATCACTCCCGAACACGAATCCCAGATCCCGCCTCTAATCCTCTGCGCCAAACGCAGCGGCCTGCAGACCAGAACCCGAAGCGGCGGCCATGACTTCGAGGGCCTGTCTTATCAATCCCAACTCCCGTTTGTCATCATTGATTTGGTCAATTTCAGTGATGTTTTGGTTGACGTTGACAGCAAGACAGCCTGGGTCGGATCTGGCGCAACCATCGGTTCTTTATATTACGCGATTGCCGCGAAAAGCCATGTCCTGGGCTTTCCAGCTGGCACTTGCCCCACCGTCGGCGTCGGCGGGCACTTCAGTGGCGGTGGTTACGGCGCAATGATGCGGAAACACGGCCTCGCGGCCGACCATGTGGTCGACGCCAGGATAGTCAACGCCAACGGTACAATCCTGGACAGAAAGTCAATGGGCGAGGATCTATTCTGGGCAATCAGAGGCGGCGGTGGGGCCAGCTTCGGCGTGATCACTGCCTGGAAGGTACAGCTGGTGGATGTTCCAGAAATTGTCACTGTTTTCGGAGTCAGCAGAACGTTGGAACAGAACGCGACTCAGATCGTTCACCGCTGGCAATCTGTGGCTCCTGAGCTAGACAAAGATTTGTTCATCGGAGTCTCGTTTTTAACCGCAAACTCAACTCAATCTGGCACGAAATTGACCGTTGTAGCTAATTTTTTCTCGTTGTTTCTCGGTCGGATCGACATACTGCTTCCGTTGATGAAGGAGAAGTTCCCGGAGTTAGGGCTAATGAGTGAAGACTGCGCGGAAGTGAGCTGGATACAAGCAATGGTGTTTATAAGTGGTTTGCCCGTCGAAACTCCGCCGGAAGTTTTACTCAACCGAACCGATCCCGCTACAAGAATTCCCTTCAAAGGGAAATCGAACTACGTGCAGAAACCGATTCCTGAATCCGGTCTCGAAGGGTTGTGGGAGCGTTTCTTCGAAGAGGAAGGCGCGAATGCTGCGTTCGCGTTGAATCCTTATGGTGGAAGAATGGCGGAGATCTCAGAATCCGCCATTCCGTTTCCTCACAGGGCGGGAAACCTGTACAAGTTGTTGCAGGTGGTGTTCTGGAGCGAAGACGAGAACGGAGACTCGGATAGGTATATAAAGTGGAATCAGAGGGTTGAGAGATACTTGACTCCTTATGTTTCGAGGAATCCGAGGGCAGCGTATTACAACTACAGAGATCTCGACCTTGGAGTGAACAATGTTGTAGGTGAGACGAGCTATGAGCAAGCTAGCGTTTGGGGTAAAAGATATTTCAAGAATAATTTCGATCGTCTTGTTCAGATTAAGAGTGTGATTGATCCCGAGAATTTCTTCAGGAACGAACAAAGTATTCCGTCGTTGCACTAA
- the LOC125218948 gene encoding berberine bridge enzyme-like 28 codes for MKSSTILALILTLLAIISCSQASSSAHNFLQCLSKKSISNNIYTPINSSYSSILQITIQNPRFDTNSTSKPFAIITPEHESQIPPIILCAKHSGVQTRTRSGGHDFEGLSYQSQVPFAVIDLINFSEVTVDVESKTAWVGVGATVGSLYYAIAAESPVLGFPAGICPTVGIGGHFSGGGYGAMLRKHGVAADHVVDAIIVNASGRILDRKSMGEDLFWAIRGGGGASFGVITAWKVQLVDVPETVTVFKVSRTLEQNATQIIHRWQYVASEVDKDLFIGIILSTANSTQSSEKLTIDASFYSLFLGRIDRLLPLMKEKLPELGLLREDCTEMSWIQAMVFISGLSVDTPLEVLLNRTDPATRRPFKGKSNYVHQPIPESGLEGLWRHFFEEEGESAEFEMNPYGGRMAEILDSAIPFPHRAGNLYNLLQVVFWREDENRDSDKYIKWSRRVDEYLTPYVLRNPRAAYVNYRDLDLGVNNVFGETSYEQASVWGKRYFKNNFDRLIWIKNVIDPENFFKNEQSIPTLHYMSQTKQTF; via the coding sequence ATGAAATCTTCAACCATTTTAGCTCTCATTTTGACTCTTCTTGCCATCATTTCTTGCTCACAAGCATCATCTTCTGCTCATAATTTCCTTCAATGCCTGTCCAAAAAATCCATTTCCAACAACATCTACACTCCAATCAACTCTTCATATTCATCCATCTTACAAATAACCATCCAAAATCCAAGATTTGACACAAATTCAACCTCAAAACCCTTCGCAATCATCACTCCTGAACACGAATCACAGATCCCGCCTATAATCCTCTGCGCTAAACACAGCGGCGTGCAGACCAGAACTCGAAGCGGCGGCCATGACTTCGAGGGTCTATCTTATCAGTCCCAAGTCCCGTTCGCAGTCATTGATTTGATcaatttcagtgaagtaacgGTTGACGTCGAGAGCAAGACCGCCTGGGTTGGAGTTGGCGCAACCGTCGGCTCATTGTATTATGCAATTGCCGCGGAAAGCCCAGTGCTGGGCTTTCCAGCTGGCATTTGCCCTACCGTTGGCATCGGTGGTCATTTCAGCGGCGGAGGCTACGGCGCCATGTTAAGAAAACATGGCGTCGCAGCCGATCACGTGGTTGACGCCATAATAGTCAATGCTAGCGGCAGAATCCTGGACAGGAAATCAATGGGCGAGGATCTGTTCTGGGCGATCagaggcggcggaggcgcCAGTTTTGGCGTGATTACTGCTTGGAAGGTACAACTGGTGGATGTTCCAGAGACCGTCACTGTTTTCAAAGTGAGCAGAACGTTGGAACAGAACGCGACTCAGATCATTCACCGCTGGCAATATGTAGCTTCTGAAGTCGACAAAGATTTGTTCATCGGGATCATTTTGTCCACAGCAAACTCGACTCAATCCAGCGAGAAGTTGACGATCGATGCTTCGTTTTACTCATTGTTTCTTGGCAGGATCGACAGATTGCTACCGTTGATGAAAGAGAAGTTGCCCGAGTTAGGGTTACTGAGAGAAGACTGCACGGAAATGAGTTGGATACAAGCAATGGTGTTTATAAGTGGTTTGTCTGTAGACACTCCGCTGGAAGTTTTGCTCAACCGAACCGATCCTGCCACAAGAAGACCCTTCAAAGGGAAATCGAATTACGTGCATCAACCTATTCCGGAATCCGGGCTTGAAGGCTTGTGGAGACATTTCTTTGAAGAGGAAGGCGAGTCTGCGGAATTCGAGATGAATCCCTATGGTGGAAGAATGGCGGAGATCTTAGACTCCGCCATTCCGTTTCCCCATAGGGCTGGTAACTTGTATAATTTGCTGCAAGTGGTTTTCTGGAGAGAAGACGAGAACAGAGATTCGGACAAGTATATAAAGTGGAGTCGGAGGGTTGACGAATACTTGACTCCTTATGTTTTGAGGAACCCGAGGGCAGCGTATGTCAACTACAGAGATCTTGACCTCGGAGTTAACAATGTTTTTGGTGAGACAAGTTATGAACAAGCCAGCGTTTGGGGTAAGAGATATTTCAAGAACAATTTTGATCGTCTTATTTGGATTAAGAATGTGATTGATCCTGAGAATTTCTTCAAGAACGAACAAAGCATTCCGACGTTGCACTATATgtcacaaacaaaacaaacattttga